In a genomic window of Mycosarcoma maydis chromosome 5, whole genome shotgun sequence:
- a CDS encoding AAA family ATPase peroxin 6 (related to PEX6 - peroxisomal assembly protein), whose amino-acid sequence MTVPLLSTRELVVDLVVGEQEAVSDQTVAVSAALWEILQQSTSNPSSASAHASAERIAISLRPLSARPLRPSKLPALVMYAVKSAQDSAGLWLEASRRVASTLGVSSRAYRSDQGKRICVEAYTLVSASLVYLQATSSESYEAANELQDELVRQLDATILRQEHFVRLQLGASVVSLRVVMLEPLLQAVFVADSTDVLLTMQADGPDADPLDSSMISSISEDSFSIASGSDAGAAAHEGTDSADELQDDDDFEIDERFLAQTVLQDFSNLDIAIDPSVDGRAVPAPSQRSKNSSRVRRCMLQLLSNPSSLVAAISHWYSQSTTAEASSLTGTANDNIDEENVVLATEKEMASLGAFNGDWLAASAQGNSRTRLVRILSSQNVPAATNGSVTVWMSPILAQNILGDQVFSASPLSVVLRVLGSRPSAQQQEVSALVRSCPVPVPFAESLRIARVAGPLSVDRAYQGLFLDALRTFFEDRRRICRNGDVIAVAIEASKARFVSREAEQDGNSDSTPDDIHELKLPSAPGVAKTATVYFKVTDLRCELVAPNTATTKQNKDEAIGALALQSQIGELGCIVDPNVTKMVQTGVEQCRVANCDRWLGVSSDTPISPTEVTSGELRKLVAPLMAPSSAYATLSSLLTATLQSNASRFGLHLSVLLKGARGCGKKTVARWVAKAAGVQLVELDCFDVISDTDVRTEGVLRARFQKAAECAPCIFLLRNIEALARKSQALETGQEPPLATALQNCFEELWSVTKPQEGGQVVMPVAVFGTTSDPDKCPSGVLGCFKHEVTFNAPNEAERRAMLEIAMRDSILGPDVDLKNLATQTAALVAADLVNLASRSRLMSVSRVRKTLPVSASTISDRDLFLAGLAITGADVDQALNKARSSYSESIGAPKIPNVTWDDVGGLASVKSDILDTIQLPLEHPELFSDGLKKRSGILLYGPPGTGKTLLAKAVATSCSLNFFSVKGPELLNMYIGESEANVRRVFQRARDAKPCVIFFDELDSVAPKRGNQGDSGGVMDRIVSQLLAELDGMAGSSEGTDVFVIGATNRPDLLDPALLRPGRFDRMLYLSVSETHAAQLNILQALTRKFKLDADVGDLSVIAEQCPFNLTGADFYALCSDAMLKAMTRKASEVDAKIQEINETPGKKNHPYPLTAQYYLAEMATAEEVEVKVGKGDFEAALRELTPSVSEQEMQHYREVQAKFSSPSKEKDKDKDEGMNKSGAMEEQKLLEALTSASSNDDGRADSRRTFQAAGGDQASAGADRSTVNGDGEDDQVEARRKAKGKSKAV is encoded by the coding sequence ATGACGGTTCCGCTTCTTTCGACACGCGAGCTCGttgtcgacctcgtcgtGGGAGAGCAAGAGGCAGTCTCTGACCAAACCGTGGCAGTCTCGGCCGCTCTCTGGGAAATACTACAGCAGTCAACCTCCAATCCATCGTCGGCATCTGCTCATGCTTCTGCGGAGAGAATCGCAATCAGCTTGCGGCCGTTATCTGCACGGCCCTTACGGCCATCCAAGCTTCCTGCTTTGGTGATGTACGCTGTGAAAAGCGCACAAGATAGTGCCGGACTCTGGCTCGAAGCTTCCAGGCGCGTCGCTTCTACGTTGGGCgtgtcaagtcgagcttACCGCTCTGATCAAGGCAAGCGCATCTGCGTGGAAGCATACACACTCGTTAGTGCGTCTCTCGTGTATCTGCAAGCTACGTCCTCGGAAAGCTACGAGGCGGCAAACGAGCTTCAGGACGAGCTCGTAAGGCAGCTTGACGCGACGATCTTGAGACAAGAGCACTTTGTCCGACTGCAGCTAGGCGCTTCTGTCGTGTCTCTACGAGTCGTCATGCTCGAGCCTCTGCTACAAGCCGTTTTTGTCGCAGACTCAACCGACGTCCTCCTGACAATGCAGGCCGATGGCCCCGACGCAGACCCGCTAGACAGCTCGATGATCTCTAGTATCTCGGAGGACTCTTTCTCCATTGCATCCGGAAGcgatgcaggtgcagctgctcacgAAGGAACAGACAgtgccgacgagctccaagacgacgatgatttcgagatcgacgagcgcttTCTGGCACAGACAGTCTTGCAAGACTTTTCCAATCTCGACATTGCCATCGATCCATCTGTAGATGGCCGAGCCGTACCTGCACCCTCGCAACGATCCAAGAACAGCAGCCGAGTCAGGCGATGcatgctgcagctgctttCTAACCCTTCATCGCTGGTTGCAGCCATCTCTCACTGGTACTCGCAGTCCACTACCGCTGAAGCCTCCTCGCTTACCGGCACAGCGAACGACAACATCGACGAAGAGAATGTAGTACTGGCGACGGAGAAGGAAATGGCATCTCTCGGAGCATTCAACGGGGACTGGCTCGCCGCCAGTGCGCAAGGTAACTCGAGAACGAGGCTGGTGCGTATCCTGTCAAGCCAGAATGTGCCGGCCGCTACCAACGGCTCTGTGACGGTATGGATGTCTCCGATCCTTGCACAGAACATCCTCGGAGATCAAGTCTTCTCTGCCTCACCTCTTAGCGTTGTGCTTCGTGTGCTTGGATCGCGACCATCGGCTCAACAGCAGGAAGTCTCAGCACTGGTGAGATCGTGTCCGGTACCTGTGCCTTTTGCCGAGAGTCTACGCATCGCGCGCGTCGCCGGACCTCTGAGCGTTGATCGAGCATATCAGGGTCTTTTCCTCGATGCGTTGCGCACCTTTTTTGAAGACCGTCGACGCATCTGTCGGAACGGCGACGTGATTGCCGTCGCCATTGAAGCCAGCAAAGCTCGCTTCGTAAGCagagaagccgagcaagatggcAACTCGGATTCGACACCGGATGACATTCATGAGCTCAAGTTACCCTCGGCTCCGGGAGTGGCCAAAACTGCGACGGTCTACTTCAAAGTGACCGACTTGAGGTGCGAGCTGGTTGCGCCCAACACTGCCACCACGAAGCAGaacaaggacgaggcgatcgGAGCGCTTGCCCTGCAGTCGCAGATCGGTGAGCTTGGATGCATTGTCGATCCCAATGTGACCAAGATGGTGCAGACGGGAGTGGAGCAGTGTCGAGTGGCCAACTGCGATCGCTGGTTGGGGGTCTCCTCGGATACACCTATTTCGCCGACCGAGGTGACGTCTGGAGAATTGCGCAAACTCGTAGCTCCGCTCATGGCACCATCGAGCGCGTACGCAACTCTCTCTTCGCTGCTCACAGCGACATTGCAGAGCAACGCGAGTCGATTCGGACTGCACCTCAGCGTTCTGCTCAAAGGTGCGCGAGGCTGCGGCAAAAAGACAGTGGCACGATGGGTAGCTAAAGCTGCCGGCGTCCAGCTAGTGGAGCTAGACTGTTTTGACGTCATCTCCGACACGGACGTGCGCACTGAGGGTGTCCTACGAGCTCGCTTCCAGAAAGCTGCCGAGTGCGCACCCTGCATCTTTTTGCTGCGAAACATTGAAGCTCTGGCAAGGAAGAGTCAGGCGCTCGAGACGGGACAAGAACCACCTTTGGCCACCGCTCTGCAGAACTGCTTTGAAGAGTTGTGGAGCGTCACCAAGCCGCAAGAAGGTGGACAGGTCGTCATGCCAGTAGCTGTATTCGGTACGACCAGCGATCCGGATAAGTGTCCGTCGGGCGTACTTGGCTGCTTCAAGCACGAGGTGACGTTTAATGCTCCGAACGAAGCCGAGAGGCGTGCCATGCTCGAGATTGCCATGAGGGACTCCATTTTGGGACCCGATGTTGACCTCAAGAACCTTGCGACGCAAACAGCTGCGCTCGTAGCTGCCGACCTTGTCAATCTAGCCTCAAGGTCCCGACTTATGTCGGTGAGCCGAGTGCGCAAGACGCTCCCTgtgtcggcatcgacgatctcggATCGCGATCTGTTCCTAGCAGGACTCGCTATCACGGGtgccgacgtcgatcaAGCTTTGAACAAGGCACGTTCGAGCTACTCGGAATCGATTGGAGCGCCCAAGATTCCCAATGTGACGTGGGACGACGTCGGAGGTTTAGCATCGGTGAAATCCGACATTCTCGACACCATCCAATTGCCTCTGGAGCACCCTGAACTTTTCAGCGACGGGCTGAAGAAGCGATCGGGTATCCTACTCTATGGTCCACCTGGAACAGGCAAAACACTGCTAGCCAAGGCTGTGGCCACGTCGTGTTCACTCAACTTTTTCTCGGTCAAAGGACCCGAGTTGCTCAACATGTACATTGGTGAATCGGAAGCCAATGTGCGACGAGTGTTCCAAAGGGCCAGAGATGCGAAGCCTTGCGTGATCTTTTTTGACGAACTCGATTCGGTTGCTCCGAAGCGTGGAAATCAAGGTGACAGCGGTGGAGTGATGGATCGAATTGTTTCGCAACTTCTTGCCGAACTGGATGGTATGGCTGGATCATCCGAAGGGACCGacgtattcgtgattggagCTACCAATCGGCCTGActtgctcgatccagctctCTTACGACCTGGACGATTTGACCGAATGCTCTACCTCTCGGTCAGCGAAACGCACGCTGCACAACTCAACATCCTTCAAGCCCTGACGCGCAAATTCAAGTTGGATGCTGATGTGGGAGATCTCAGTGTTATCGCCGAACAGTGTCCATTCAATCTCACCGGAGCCGACTTCTACGCGCTGTGCTCGGATGCGATGCTAAAGGCCATGACGAGAAAAGCGAGCGAGGTAGACGCAAAGATCCAAGAGATCAACGAAACACCGGGCAAGAAGAATCATCCGTATCCTTTGACGGCACAGTATTATCTTGCCGAAATGGCAACTGCggaagaggtcgaggtcAAGGTGGGTAAAGGGGACTTTGAGGCGGCGCTGAGGGAGTTGACGCCTTCAGTGAGCGAACAGGAGATGCAACATTATCGCGAAGTTCAGGCCAAGTTCTCCAGCCCGAGCAAGGaaaaggacaaggacaaggacgaggGAATGAACAAGAGTGGAGCGATGGAGGAACAGAAGCTGTTGGAAGCGTTGacgtcagcatcgtcgaacGATGACGGTAGAGCTGACTCGAGACGGACATTTCAAGCGGCGGGTGGTGACCAAGCATCGGCCGGGGCCGATAGATCTACCGTGAACGGTGATGGCGAAGACGACCAAGTGGAAGCTAGGCGGAAGGCGAAAGGTAAAAGTAAAGCTGTGTGA
- a CDS encoding Rho family guanine nucleotide exchange factor CDC24 (related to CDC24 - GTP/GDP exchange factor for Cdc42p): MAASTSLAFRSVRKQSISSGSSPAFDPTTLSAATMPLSPSPLPGMNSSTTASMASSSADGGIGSSLIGPGGAPLMAGAPLAANTIANKQAVAGSSLYQACLNLRDRLYSVPGFGEAYLDELSVTSAVSSSSNPDPLSPTARSPTSPTDAPAPKSSSDPVTQLWQCFRLGSPLCALFNTMSPDVELPVNPDANRSNANACKAQVMKFIIALKEKLGWDPDDIFTVSQLYLNDTNGFVKVVRTINRLLDVFEERGLLIETNRKSDNDDLDHPSDDRAKVIRELLTTERKYVQDLEVMQNYARALAQYDILPPDTLHNLFGNLNKLVDVQRRFLICVEENVRRTPDEQHFGHVFMTMEEDFSVYEPFCANYNLALDLINQEAHNLIRLKGMPSAEGCYLDPAYELPTFMIKPVQRICKYPLLLEQLLKKTSDDAPRYQELQNGLEVMRRITDKVNETSRLQGNAQLVKELEFRVEDWKGHNIKTFGLLLLSDVFMVAKSDTEREYHVYLFEKILLCCKELAPAAQKKSNKNNSLLKQKNGLGAATAGGKKPKTTLQLKGRIFINNVTGAFANSKMSSILGAPSGQHALQVWWRGDVDHESFALKCKNEEQLKQWQTAINKLIDEVNMRRQQAAAQHYSQQQQNMNMAGAGAMGRRITQTSSHFPQTPLAEIAPVNPFTTAVLPHSALSRTQSQASSYRYDDDVESEGHSYYEPTSGRVTPAAQGRMTSEGRERGNSLASNGHMMSSSNDLKPRARTEDQDSVVMAQWRSHSPAVPPPMPRGLSYSSGADQHQHALRKASSSRQLRQAPNGVAPGVYNRAVRALDGGAVEYLDGSFDSASSDFRSAAGRPRGDSVASSMSRTTSDSGAAHSRSRSASNPQQMYALPPHMQGPAPPMPKAAYELKNHSPTTAVAGAASASASSAGTGTGTGTGAGVGAGTGASASAGADVGVDKRFSSSSVATSESATSAQSRPQSTAASSPVNVNLPPTHASQRPAYRPPFSHAHAAQPATPTSASTPSSAIKLNISFAEDRYVVVVLSSTPFSTLLEKVTKKIRLCSGKNLEHTLRMRYIDEDGDAVLISDDDDVQMAFDSARASPAGEVELVVN, translated from the coding sequence ATGGCTGCTTCCACATCGCTTGCGTTCAGGTCCGTTCGCAAGCAGTCCATATCGTCTGGCTCATCACCGGCGTTTGACCCCACAACGCTCTCTGCGGCCACCATGCCCCTCTCGCCTTCTCCTTTGCCAGGCATGAATTCGTCTACCACCGCGTCCATGGCCAGCAGCTCGGCAGATGGTGGCATTGGTTCGTCCCTCATCGGCCCTGGTGGAGCTCCGCTCATGGCTGGCGCGCCCCTCGCAGCCAATACCatcgccaacaagcaggCCGTCGCCGGCTCATCACTATACCAGGCCTGTCTCAATCTGCGCGATCGTCTCTATTCCGTACCAGGCTTTGGCGAAGCGTACCTCGATGAATTATCCGTCACTTCGGCCGTTTCTTCCAGCTCCAATCCAGACCCGCTCTCTCCCACTGCTCGCAGCCCCACATCGCCAACAGATGCACCAgcgccaaagtcgagcagcgaccCTGTGACACAACTATGGCAGTGTTTCCGTCTTGGCTCGCCCCTTTGCGCCCTTTTCAACACAATGAGCCCAGACGTCGAGTTGCCAGTCAATCCAGATGCGAACCGttccaacgccaacgcgTGCAAGGCGCAGGTGATGAAGTTTATCATTGCACTCAAAGAGAAACTTGGATGGGATCCCGATGACATCTTCACCGTCTCACAGCTCTACCTCAATGACACCAACGGCTTTGTCAAGGTGGTGCGCACCATCAACCGTTTGTTGGATGTCTTTGAAGAGCGCGGTCTGCTCATCGAGACGAATCGCAAGagcgacaacgacgacCTCGACCACCCTTCTGACGACCGTGCAAAGGTCATTCGAGAGCTTCTCACCACGGAGCGCAAATACGTTCAAGACCTCGAGGTCATGCAGAACTATGCACGAGCACTCGCTCAATACGACATCTTGCCTCCCGACACGCTCCACAACCTCTTTGGCAACCTCAACAAACTCGTCGATGTGCAAAGACGCTTTCTCATCTGTGTCGAAGAAAACGTTCGCCGCACACCGGATGAACAGCACTTTGGTCACGTTTTCATGACCATGGAGGAAGACTTTTCCGTCTATGAGCCTTTTTGCGCCAACTACAATCTGGCGTTGGATCTCATCAACCAGGAAGCGCACAATCTGATCCGCCTAAAAGGCATGCCTTCCGCCGAAGGATGCTACCTCGACCCTGCCTACGAGCTGCCCACCTTCATGATCAAGCCCGTGCAGCGCATCTGCAAGTAccctttgctgctcgagcagctaTTGAAAAAGACGTCCGACGATGCACCTCGTTATCAGGAGCTTCAAAACGGCCTCGAGGTCATGCGCAGGATCACCGACAAAGTCAACGAGACAAGCCGTCTTCAGGGCAatgcgcagctcgtcaaggagctcgaatTTCGTGTCGAGGACTGGAAGGGCCACAACATCAAGACGTTTGGTCTGTTGCTACTGTCGGACGTCTTTATGGTGGCAAAGAGCGacacagagagagagtaCCACGTTTACCTTTTTGAAAAGATtttgctctgctgcaaGGAGCTCgcacctgctgctcagAAAAAGTCAAACAAGAACAACTCGCTCTTGAAGCAGAAGAACGGGCTCGGAGCCGCCACAGCAGGTGGCAAAAAACCCAAAacgacgctgcagctcaaggGCCGCATCTTCATCAACAATGTAACCGGCGCTTTTGCCAACTCCAAGATGAGTAGTATCCTGGGTGCACCCAGCGGGCAGCACGCGCTTCAGGTTTGGTGGAGAGGCGATGTCGACCACGAATCATTTGCACTCAAGTGCAAAAAcgaagagcagctcaagcagtGGCAGACGGCCATTAacaagctcatcgacgAAGTCAACATGCGACGACAGCAGGCAGCGGCACAGCACTACTcccagcagcaacaaaaCATGAATATGGCTGGTGCAGGCGCAATGGGACGACGCATCACGCAGACCAGTTCGCATTTCCCACAGACGCCACTGGCCGAGATAGCACCCGTCAACCCCTTCACGACTGCTGTCCTGCCACACTCGGCTCTTTCGCGCACGCAGAGTCAGGCGAGCTCGTACCgctacgacgacgacgtcgagtCTGAAGGTCACAGCTACTACGAGCCTACATCGGGGCGAGTCACACCCGCCGCACAGGGTCGTATGACCTCCGAGGGACGCGAACGAGGCAACTCGTTGGCCAGCAACGGCCACatgatgagcagcagcaatgaCTTGAAGCCACGAGCACGCACAGAAGACCAAGATTCCGTCGTCATGGCTCAGTGGCGTTCGCACTCACCGGCCGTACCACCGCCCATGCCTCGCGGCTTGAGCTATTCTTCCGGCGCggatcagcatcagcacgCATTGCGCAAGGCGAGCTCGTCGCGTCAGCTTCGGCAAGCACCCAACGGTGTTGCACCTGGCGTATACAATCGGGCGGTGCGTGCACTCGATGGTGGAGCAGTCGAGTACCTCGACGGATCGTTTGATTCCGCGTCAAGCGATTTCCGATCCGCAGCAGGACGACCTCGCGGCGATTCGGTGGCATCTAGCATGTCGCGTACCACCTCGGATTCCGGAGCAGCGCACAGCCGATCACGATCGGCGTCGAATCCGCAGCAGATGTACGCTCTGCCACCACACATGCAGGGACCGGCACCACCTATGCCCAAAGCAGCGTACGAGTTGAAGAACCACTCTCCGACCAcggctgttgctggcgctgcatccgcatcaGCCTCGAGTGCAGGTACAGGTACAGGTACAGGTACAGGTGCTGGCGTAGGTGCAGGCACAGGGGCGAGTGCAAGTGCAGGTGCAGATGTAGGAGTCGACAAacgcttctcgagctcttccgtGGCAACCTCGGAATCGGCCACATCAGCGCAATCGCGTCCTCAGTCCACAGCAGCCTCTTCACCCGTCAACGTCAACCTACCACCTACGCACGCCAGCCAGCGTCCCGCCTACCGTCCACCGTTCTCGCACGCGCATGCAGCACAACCCGCGACGCCCACCTCGGCTTCCACCCCGTCCTCGGCCATCAAACTCAACATCAGCTTTGCCGAAGACCGCtacgtcgtcgtcgtcctctcCTCCACCCCCTTCTCCACCCTCCTGGAAAAAGTCACCAAGAAAATCCGCCTCTGCTCTGGCAAAAACCTAGAACACACCCTCCGAATGAGGTACATCGACGAAGACGGCGACGCTGTCCTCatcagcgacgacgacgacgtccAAATGGCGTTCGACagcgca
- a CDS encoding uncharacterized protein (related to HRP1 - subunit of cleavage factor I): protein MASQEDTDDLYADLYGAATSEAGDEAFPRGEGGDDKAHAGDEQDLTGYEDSNNKNGNSSEKAEEKPTVAASTGSFIPPASSAPAQQSDTGLQIKGSFIPPPVVNSPAAHSQSDVRDLTPASHNDASSNQQSLSHQTQVADDRGEGQNAGTERQGLDNRSAMPHEMPEEGKMFIGGLNWDTTEDSLRRYFSQFGEVGNCAIMRDNMTGRSRGFAFLNFVDPKAVNTVMVREHYLDGKVIDPKRAIPRPQHNQQGGGHHNNYNNGGGGGGGGGSYSASSQKLFVGGLPPSVTPATFRTFFEQFGTLSDCTCMMDRETGKPRGFGFLTYADDSSLNHVLNTRPIVFDGKEVDVKRAQSKNDPQSLQIRRQQRMDNPEMAYGMQQGGAGARFNNYNTGASGGGGGMGGNAWQMNPMMMGMMGQGGDMSQMYQNMGWGNQNWNPQMAWQQMMASMAGNTGGGMDMGAMMNNMGMMGSMGGTMGSMGGMGSMSPPSMKQSMSPTVNAASAVPTGASAGGDDRTERSGSASAPSSSRQQRGGSVHNGASRPPPMGPRHDRERSPGRGGDGGYRRERSPDRRDDNRRYDSGQRNRY from the exons ATGGCAAGTCAGGAAGACACAGACGACCTGTACGCTGACCTCTACGGTGCGGCTACTTCGGAAGCAGGTGACGAAGCATTCCCCCGAGGAGAAGGCGGCGACGACAAAGCCCATGCTGGCGATGAGCAGGACCTCACTGGATACGAggacagcaacaacaaaaACGGCAACAGCTCCGAAAAGGCCGAGGAGAAGCCGACCGTAGCCGCAAGCACAGGTTCTTTCATCCCTCCTGCTTCATCGGCTCCTGCGCAACAGAGCGATACGGGTTTGCAGATCAAAGGAAGCTTCATTCCTCCGCCGGTAGTGAATAGTCCTGCGGCTCATTCGCAAAGTGATGTTCGCGACTTGACGCCAGCCAGCCACAATGATGCTTCTAGCAATCAGCAGTCCCTTTCGCACCAAACGCAGGTAGCAGACGACCGTGGCGAAGGACAGAACGCCGGAACAGAGCGACAAGGATTGGACAATCGATCTGCTATGCCTCACGAAATGCCTGAGGAAGG AAAAATGTTCATCGGTGGTCTGAACTGGGATACTACCGAAG ACTCGCTACGACGCTACTTTTCGCAGTTCGGGGAGGTCGGCAACTGCGCCATCATGCGCGACAATATGACGGGGCGTTCGCGCGGATTTGCCTTTCTCAACTTTGTCGATCCCAAAGCGGTCAACACGGTCATGGTTCGAGAGCATTATCTCGATGGTAAAGTG ATTGATCCCAAACGAGCAATTCCTCGACCTCAGCACAACCAGCAAGGTGGTGGACACCATAACAATTACAACAATGGcggcggaggcggaggtggtggtggaagctACTCCGCTTCCAGCCAAAAGCTCTTCGTGGGCGGTCTACCGCCTAGCGTGACGCCTGCCACCTTCCGAACATTCTTCGAGCAATTCGGTACGCTTTCCGATTGCACGTGTATGATGGATCGCGAGACGGGCAAACCGCGTGGATTCGGTTTCTTGACCTACGCTgacgactcgtcactgaACCACGTGCTCAACACCCGACCCATCGTATTCGACGGCAAGGAGGTTGATGTGAAACGGGCGCAATCGAAGAACGATCCGCAGTCATTGCAGATTCGAAGACAGCAGAGAATGGACAATCCCGAAATGGCGTACGGCATGCAACAAGGTGGAGCGGGAGCAAGATTCAATAACTACAACACGGGTGCAAGtggtggaggcggtggaATGGGTGGTAACGCATGGCAAATGAACCCAATGATGATGGGCATGATGGGTCAAGGAGGAGACATGAGCCAAATGTACCAGAACATGGGATGGGGCAATCAGAATTGGAATCCGCAGATGGCTTGGCAGCAAATGATGGCGAGCATGGCTGGAAACACTGGAGGAGGGATGGACATGGGCGCGATGATGAACAACATGGGCATGATGGGAAGTATGGGAGGAACGATGGGTAGCATGGGCGGCATGGGTAGCATGAGCCCGCCTTCGATGAAGCAGTCCATGAGTCCGACTGTGAACGCAGCTTCGGCTGTTCCGACAGGAGCCTCTGCGGGCGGTGACGATCGCACCGAGCGTAGCGGTTCAGCTTCCGCGCCGAGTTCGTCCAGACAACAACGCGGAGGTAGTGTTCACAATGGCGCCTCGAGACCTCCGCCCATGGGCCCGCGACACGATCGTGAACGGTCGCCTGGTAGGGGTGGAGATGGGGGATACCGAAGGGAACGTAGCCctgatcgacgagacgaCAACAGACGGTATGACAGTGGACAGCGCAACAGGTATTGA